One window of Chloroflexus aggregans DSM 9485 genomic DNA carries:
- a CDS encoding O-antigen ligase family protein, translated as MYLFTGQRLERSVWLWLAAAALVGVGIALVPPLFAVSWLLGLAALGLAVCDPIWPVALAVLSVPFQQLVTLPGGLSVTQFCFILVALSFLWQLSQRRWPWPDMPGIALAIFLWTLAVTAALTPLSRSEGLKETLRWGTVLLIYLAAMSALQDPDRVQWRRAVLVACLLAAPAITALIGIGQHLTGIGPASFAVGDGRVRAYGTIGQPNSFAGYLNQAWPLAAGFGLVMIVTHHWHTWRDRLRLGIVFITAGSLIGGLLASFSRGGWVGAALGATVMTVVLGAWYGRRMLRQSIPVILVAVFGGMILVNSGLLPTALSSRLTSIIANLQPFDVRNVNITPDNFAVVERMAHLQAAWNMVQERPLLGVGPGNFTIAYERLVYSGQTPTWIKPWYDSRGHAHNYYLHIAAESGLIGLSAYLLLLGSVWRTAVRAVQQANDWFTRGIALGGIGVVSTLSGHNLFENLHVLNMGVQFAAIIALIATINTGRTELHSCNEDL; from the coding sequence ATGTATTTATTCACCGGTCAACGATTAGAGCGATCTGTGTGGTTATGGCTAGCCGCGGCTGCCTTAGTTGGGGTTGGTATTGCGCTCGTCCCACCACTCTTCGCCGTAAGCTGGCTCCTCGGTCTGGCCGCGCTCGGTTTGGCGGTGTGTGATCCGATTTGGCCGGTAGCGCTGGCCGTGCTCTCGGTACCATTCCAGCAATTGGTCACGCTGCCCGGTGGGCTGAGTGTGACCCAGTTCTGTTTCATCCTGGTGGCCCTTAGCTTCCTCTGGCAATTGTCCCAACGACGGTGGCCCTGGCCGGATATGCCGGGCATTGCTCTGGCCATTTTCCTTTGGACACTCGCCGTGACCGCCGCTTTGACACCACTTAGCCGCAGTGAGGGACTAAAAGAGACACTCCGTTGGGGAACAGTACTCCTGATCTACCTTGCTGCAATGAGTGCGCTGCAAGACCCTGATCGAGTACAATGGCGACGGGCCGTACTCGTTGCCTGTTTGCTTGCTGCCCCGGCGATAACGGCGTTGATCGGTATTGGTCAGCACCTGACCGGAATCGGCCCGGCGAGTTTTGCCGTTGGAGACGGGCGGGTGCGCGCCTATGGCACGATTGGTCAACCAAACTCGTTTGCCGGCTACCTGAATCAGGCGTGGCCGTTGGCAGCCGGTTTTGGCCTGGTGATGATCGTCACACATCATTGGCACACCTGGCGCGACAGGTTGCGCTTAGGCATCGTCTTCATCACGGCGGGTAGCTTGATCGGTGGGTTACTGGCGAGCTTTTCGCGTGGCGGCTGGGTAGGAGCAGCACTCGGTGCGACGGTCATGACGGTTGTGCTTGGCGCCTGGTACGGACGACGGATGCTGCGACAGAGCATACCGGTTATCCTTGTGGCAGTATTTGGGGGAATGATCCTGGTGAATAGTGGGTTGCTACCGACCGCGCTGAGTAGTCGGCTTACATCCATTATCGCCAATCTCCAGCCGTTCGATGTGCGTAATGTTAACATCACACCGGACAACTTCGCAGTAGTCGAGCGAATGGCGCACCTGCAAGCAGCGTGGAATATGGTGCAAGAACGGCCGCTATTGGGAGTAGGACCGGGAAATTTCACCATCGCCTACGAACGGCTGGTGTATAGTGGGCAAACACCCACATGGATTAAACCATGGTATGATTCTCGTGGTCACGCTCACAACTACTACCTGCACATCGCTGCCGAAAGTGGTTTGATCGGATTGAGTGCGTATCTGCTCTTGCTAGGTAGCGTTTGGCGTACTGCGGTGCGAGCAGTTCAACAAGCGAACGATTGGTTTACACGCGGTATCGCACTGGGTGGCATAGGAGTAGTGAGCACACTGAGCGGTCACAATCTCTTTGAAAATCTGCATGTTTTGAATATGGGAGTGCAGTTTGCGGCAATCATTGCGCTTATCGCGACCATCAATACCGGTCGCACTGAACTGCACAGTTGCAACGAGGACCTATGA
- a CDS encoding sugar transferase produces MIEHSPAPVIAKPTRHRRTPQQQRWLRVGFFFIDQILIFTGFALAYVLRYQILWPPPFDQIVAEVAIENMVPFRAFLPIVFILQVLLGARFIVRGFYRPSRRMTLTDEATAITGSVITMIALLIVVVFLYRPFFYSRLIFAFAAVTIIVLLLSWRILLIGIRHWFWSRGLGRERVVVVGSTGLGQLVMHALTASPGAGYTLVGYLSDQPIISGNRARVFHHLGDLHDLEQVIEAYHIQQVIIALPFWQYDQLPELVARCQHMGIEYQIAPDIYQLSFDRVDIMHLSGVPLLQPKEIQLHGLNLFFKRTFDLAAVLLTLPITVPLAAIIALVIWLDSGRPIIFRQQRVGKNGRLFTCYKFRTMIPDAEQRRRELLAYNEADGPLFKMRDDPRVTRVGRWLRRTSLDELPQLFNVLLGDMSLIGPRPALPEEVERYEPWHHRRLAVQPGLACLPQALGRSEISFDEQVRLDIYYAENWTFSLDLRILMMVIPAILSGRGAW; encoded by the coding sequence ATGATCGAACATTCGCCAGCCCCAGTTATCGCGAAACCAACAAGACACCGGCGGACACCTCAACAACAACGCTGGTTACGGGTTGGTTTTTTCTTCATCGATCAGATTCTGATTTTTACCGGTTTTGCGTTGGCGTATGTGTTGCGGTACCAGATTCTCTGGCCACCACCGTTCGATCAGATTGTGGCTGAGGTGGCCATCGAGAATATGGTACCTTTTCGCGCATTCCTTCCCATTGTTTTCATTCTCCAAGTCCTATTGGGTGCGCGGTTTATTGTGCGCGGCTTCTACCGCCCAAGCCGCCGGATGACGCTCACCGATGAGGCTACCGCTATCACCGGCAGTGTGATCACGATGATTGCGCTGCTCATTGTGGTGGTATTTCTGTATCGACCTTTCTTTTATTCACGGCTCATTTTTGCGTTTGCTGCCGTTACGATCATTGTCTTGCTCCTTAGTTGGCGCATCTTGCTGATCGGGATACGACATTGGTTCTGGTCGCGCGGGCTTGGGCGCGAGCGAGTGGTTGTCGTGGGTAGTACCGGTTTGGGGCAACTGGTCATGCATGCGCTCACCGCCTCGCCGGGAGCAGGGTACACGTTGGTCGGCTATCTTAGCGATCAGCCGATCATTTCCGGCAACCGCGCGCGAGTATTTCATCATCTCGGCGACCTGCACGATCTCGAACAGGTCATCGAGGCGTACCACATCCAACAGGTGATCATCGCATTACCTTTCTGGCAATACGATCAATTGCCGGAATTGGTGGCACGCTGCCAACATATGGGGATCGAGTATCAGATTGCCCCGGATATTTATCAACTGAGCTTTGACCGCGTCGACATTATGCATCTGAGCGGTGTACCGTTGTTGCAGCCGAAGGAGATCCAACTCCACGGATTGAACCTGTTCTTCAAACGAACGTTTGATCTGGCAGCGGTACTGCTCACCTTGCCGATAACCGTACCACTGGCGGCAATCATCGCGCTTGTGATCTGGCTCGACTCTGGGCGACCGATCATTTTTCGCCAGCAACGTGTCGGTAAAAATGGACGTTTGTTTACTTGCTATAAGTTCCGCACCATGATCCCTGATGCCGAACAACGCCGACGTGAGTTATTGGCATACAATGAAGCTGATGGCCCGTTGTTCAAAATGCGTGACGATCCACGAGTGACCCGCGTCGGACGTTGGTTGCGTCGCACAAGTTTGGACGAGTTACCACAACTCTTCAACGTATTGCTCGGTGATATGAGTTTGATCGGCCCCCGACCGGCATTACCAGAAGAGGTCGAGCGATATGAGCCGTGGCATCATCGGCGGCTTGCGGTGCAGCCAGGTTTGGCTTGCTTGCCGCAAGCGTTGGGGCGGAGCGAGATTTCGTTTGACGAACAAGTGCGGCTCGATATCTATTACGCTGAAAATTGGACGTTTAGCCTCGATCTGCGGATTCTGATGATGGTCATACCGGCGATTTTGTCCGGTCGCGGCGCGTGGTAA
- the gltB gene encoding glutamate synthase large subunit, which produces MYLPARDPARLYDPRFEHDACGIGFVARVNGRASHDILELALTALGRLEHRGAVADDARTGDGAGVLTQLPRRLLQRELAAIGITVADADLALGMLFLPADPEQCTKACSLVEQALNKHRLPLLRWRETPIDPDVLGERARKAMPTIRQIIVGRPQGLDDRAFERTIFLARKAMEKSFRQAGLPAYIPSFSSRTVVYKGLLLGSHLADFYLDLRDPDFTTALAVYHQRYSTNTFPTWDRAQPFRMLSHNGEINTLQGNVNWMRAREQAITLPDDFLPDGPPSMSELLPVIDENGSDSAMLDNTLELLVMAGRDVRHAVAMLVPEAWEKVSDIDPTLRAFYQYHACLVEPWDGPAALAFSDGTIVGTSLDRNGLRPARYLITDDGLVVSGSEVGVVPIPETRIVCKGKLGPGQMLAVDVAAGRIYTDSEVKTLLASRQPYAEWLSEHLCYLPTDLPETPTAVDEDLQPLQMAFGYTSEELNVILKPMGMTGHEPVGSMGDDTPIPPLSQWELGRPLFHFFKQRFAEVTNPPIDPLREELVMSLSVGIGRRRSILLETPEHAHLLQLTSPILTDAQLQAIRDQTDPLLRSVTISLLFPAHHITTEQMLKALERVSEEAAAAVSDGAAIVILSDRGVNAEQAALPILLATGAVHHHLIRTGLRSRVSLLVETGEAREVHHIAALIGYGAEAINPYLALASVRRITIERDAVRQRAEHGVSHKAVEPYQHALAVEAERHFIHALEKGLLKIMSKMGISTLDSYCGAQIFEAVGLAQEVIDRCFTGTPSRVGGISFGRIARDLAVRHSRAFKTERVILPHPGFYKFKKDGEYHAFSPAVVHALHKAVRNPHALNGDSTGPTVSREGYAIYRVYVDLVNNRPPTEPRDLLEFVPAGPPVPIDEVEPIESIVKRFSTAAMSHGSTSSEAHETLSIAMNRLGAMANSGEGGEAPERYHDERNSRIKQVASGRFGVTPAYLASASELQIKMAQGAKPGEGGQLPGHKVNEEIARIRHTVPGVALISPPPHHDIYSIEDLAQLIYDLKQVNPNARVSVKLVATTGVGTVAAGVVKGYADTILISGHAGGTGASPLSSIKNAGIPWELGLAETQQTLILNGLRERVRLRADGGLKTGRDVVIAALLGADEFSFGTAALVAEGCIMARACHNNTCPVGIATQRADLRAKFPGKPEMIMAFFRYLAQEVREILASLGLRSIDEAVGRTDLLRQRKVGVESADMLDMTPVLGAASLIGYGPIRHNGKPNSLPAEESLNDRIMHDASAALDASGPVRLQYQINNCDRSVGARLAGAIGQMYGDKGLPANTITITFHGHAGQSFGAFNAPGMTLRLIGDANDYVGKGMAGGLITIAPPPEAQYVWHENVIAGNTLLYGATGGELYVAGRVGERFAVRNSGATAVVEGIGDHGCEYMTGGTVVVLGPTGRNFGAGMTGGVAYVLDEQGTFAQRYNPQLVELRPLSDRDEMRLRDLIRRHVELTKSLRGSEILARWDRYRHLFLTVRPRDAVAQIEAAAEGTEEPTKAHAA; this is translated from the coding sequence GGCGATGCCCACCATCCGCCAGATTATCGTAGGGCGCCCACAAGGTCTTGATGACCGTGCCTTCGAGCGCACCATTTTTCTGGCGCGTAAGGCAATGGAAAAAAGCTTCCGGCAGGCCGGTTTGCCGGCATACATTCCCTCGTTCTCGTCACGTACCGTAGTGTACAAAGGATTGCTGCTCGGTTCCCACCTGGCCGATTTCTACCTCGACCTGCGCGATCCCGATTTCACCACTGCGCTGGCCGTATATCACCAACGCTATAGCACCAATACCTTTCCTACCTGGGATCGGGCCCAGCCGTTCCGTATGCTGTCGCATAACGGTGAAATCAATACGTTGCAGGGTAACGTAAACTGGATGCGTGCTCGTGAGCAGGCGATTACCCTACCGGACGATTTTCTGCCCGATGGTCCTCCGTCGATGAGTGAACTGTTGCCGGTAATTGATGAGAACGGTTCCGACTCGGCAATGCTCGATAATACGCTTGAGCTGCTGGTAATGGCCGGACGTGATGTTCGGCACGCAGTGGCAATGTTGGTACCGGAAGCGTGGGAAAAAGTTTCAGATATCGACCCGACCCTGCGCGCTTTCTACCAGTATCACGCTTGCTTGGTCGAGCCATGGGATGGCCCGGCAGCACTCGCCTTCTCCGATGGCACCATCGTTGGTACGTCGCTCGACCGCAATGGTCTGCGCCCGGCTCGCTATCTCATTACCGATGATGGCCTGGTTGTTTCCGGCTCAGAAGTAGGGGTCGTTCCTATCCCCGAAACGCGGATTGTCTGCAAAGGCAAACTTGGTCCCGGACAGATGTTGGCAGTCGATGTTGCCGCGGGTCGGATTTACACCGATAGTGAGGTGAAGACGCTCCTGGCATCGCGCCAGCCGTATGCCGAGTGGCTCAGTGAGCATCTGTGTTATCTGCCTACCGACCTGCCGGAAACACCAACAGCGGTAGATGAAGACCTCCAACCACTACAAATGGCGTTTGGCTATACCTCCGAGGAGCTGAACGTCATCTTGAAGCCGATGGGTATGACCGGTCATGAGCCGGTTGGATCGATGGGTGATGACACACCGATCCCACCACTTTCGCAGTGGGAACTGGGCCGCCCGTTGTTCCACTTCTTTAAGCAGCGCTTTGCCGAAGTGACGAATCCTCCCATCGACCCACTCCGTGAAGAGTTGGTCATGTCGCTGAGCGTCGGGATTGGCCGCCGACGTTCGATCTTGCTCGAGACGCCTGAGCATGCCCATCTCTTGCAGTTGACATCACCGATCTTGACCGACGCACAGTTGCAGGCAATTCGCGACCAGACCGATCCGCTGCTGCGTTCGGTGACGATCAGCTTGCTCTTCCCGGCCCATCACATTACCACCGAGCAGATGCTTAAGGCGCTTGAGCGGGTGAGTGAAGAGGCAGCAGCAGCCGTCAGCGATGGTGCAGCCATTGTGATCTTGAGCGATCGCGGTGTGAACGCTGAACAGGCTGCTTTGCCGATTTTACTGGCGACCGGTGCCGTTCATCATCACCTGATCCGCACCGGCTTGCGTTCGCGGGTGAGTTTGCTCGTCGAGACAGGTGAAGCGCGTGAAGTGCATCATATCGCAGCGCTGATCGGTTACGGCGCTGAAGCCATTAATCCGTATCTCGCGTTGGCAAGTGTGCGCCGGATTACCATCGAGCGTGACGCTGTACGCCAACGGGCTGAGCACGGTGTAAGTCACAAAGCTGTCGAGCCGTACCAGCACGCCCTGGCTGTTGAGGCTGAACGACATTTCATCCACGCCCTGGAAAAGGGTCTGCTGAAGATTATGTCAAAGATGGGCATCTCGACCCTTGATAGCTATTGTGGTGCCCAAATTTTCGAGGCGGTCGGGCTGGCGCAAGAGGTGATCGATCGCTGCTTTACCGGTACACCTTCGCGCGTCGGTGGTATTTCGTTTGGTCGGATCGCCCGCGACCTTGCCGTGCGCCATAGCCGGGCTTTCAAGACGGAACGTGTGATCCTACCGCATCCCGGCTTTTACAAGTTCAAGAAAGACGGTGAGTATCACGCTTTCAGCCCGGCAGTCGTGCATGCCCTACACAAAGCGGTACGCAACCCGCACGCCCTAAATGGTGATAGCACAGGACCCACGGTGAGCCGCGAAGGTTATGCGATCTACCGCGTTTACGTCGATCTCGTCAACAATCGGCCCCCAACCGAGCCGCGTGATCTGCTGGAATTCGTACCTGCCGGCCCGCCGGTCCCGATTGACGAGGTCGAACCGATAGAGTCGATTGTGAAGCGGTTTTCAACGGCAGCGATGAGCCATGGCTCGACCAGTTCAGAAGCGCACGAGACGCTGTCGATTGCTATGAACCGGCTGGGCGCAATGGCCAACAGCGGCGAGGGTGGCGAGGCGCCGGAACGCTATCACGATGAACGCAATTCACGGATCAAACAGGTAGCGTCGGGCCGATTTGGCGTCACGCCGGCCTATCTAGCGAGTGCCAGCGAGCTGCAAATCAAGATGGCCCAAGGCGCGAAACCCGGTGAGGGTGGGCAATTGCCCGGCCATAAGGTGAATGAAGAGATTGCTCGTATTCGCCATACCGTGCCCGGTGTCGCACTCATTAGCCCACCACCCCATCACGATATTTATAGCATTGAGGATTTGGCTCAGTTGATCTACGACCTCAAGCAGGTCAATCCCAATGCACGGGTATCGGTGAAGCTGGTAGCGACTACCGGGGTAGGTACGGTAGCGGCAGGCGTCGTCAAAGGCTATGCCGATACGATTCTGATCAGCGGCCACGCCGGTGGTACCGGTGCTTCACCACTGAGCAGTATTAAAAATGCCGGCATACCATGGGAGTTGGGCCTGGCTGAAACCCAACAAACCCTCATTCTCAACGGACTACGCGAGCGGGTACGGTTGCGTGCCGATGGTGGGCTAAAGACGGGGCGCGATGTCGTGATCGCTGCGCTGTTAGGGGCTGATGAGTTCTCGTTCGGTACGGCAGCGTTGGTAGCCGAGGGCTGCATTATGGCACGAGCGTGTCACAACAATACCTGCCCGGTTGGAATCGCTACCCAACGTGCCGATCTGCGGGCTAAGTTCCCCGGCAAGCCGGAGATGATCATGGCTTTTTTCCGCTATCTGGCGCAAGAAGTGCGTGAAATTCTTGCCAGCCTCGGCTTACGCTCGATCGATGAAGCGGTTGGGCGCACCGACTTGCTGCGCCAGCGTAAGGTTGGCGTCGAGTCTGCCGATATGTTGGATATGACACCGGTATTGGGGGCAGCCTCGCTCATCGGCTATGGCCCGATCCGACACAATGGCAAACCCAATTCCTTGCCTGCCGAAGAGAGTCTCAATGATCGGATTATGCATGACGCCAGCGCTGCCCTTGATGCCAGTGGGCCGGTGCGCTTACAGTATCAGATCAACAACTGTGACCGCTCAGTAGGTGCGCGCCTGGCAGGCGCGATTGGGCAAATGTATGGTGATAAGGGGCTGCCTGCCAATACGATAACGATTACGTTCCACGGTCACGCCGGTCAGAGCTTCGGTGCCTTCAATGCACCGGGAATGACGCTGCGTTTGATCGGCGATGCCAACGATTACGTTGGTAAAGGAATGGCCGGTGGTCTGATCACCATTGCGCCGCCCCCGGAAGCTCAGTACGTCTGGCATGAGAATGTGATTGCCGGTAACACGCTGCTCTATGGCGCGACCGGTGGTGAATTGTACGTCGCCGGACGAGTGGGTGAGCGCTTTGCCGTTCGTAACTCCGGCGCAACCGCAGTGGTGGAGGGCATCGGTGATCACGGTTGTGAATACATGACCGGCGGTACGGTCGTGGTGCTCGGTCCAACCGGTCGGAACTTTGGCGCCGGTATGACCGGTGGTGTCGCGTATGTTCTTGACGAGCAAGGGACGTTTGCCCAACGCTACAATCCCCAGTTGGTCGAGTTGCGCCCTCTGAGTGACCGCGATGAGATGCGGCTGCGCGATCTCATTCGTCGCCACGTTGAATTGACGAAGAGCCTACGCGGAAGCGAGATTCTAGCCCGCTGGGATCGGTATCGCCACCTGTTCCTCACCGTCCGACCGCGCGATGCCGTAGCGCAGATCGAAGCCGCCGCCGAAGGTACCGAAGAACCGACGAAGGCACATGCAGCCTAA